A DNA window from Solanum lycopersicum chromosome 3, SLM_r2.1 contains the following coding sequences:
- the LOC101258141 gene encoding transcription initiation factor TFIID subunit 12b, translated as MAEIPSSSPKLTQPSNPIMDTTNQVTAGGAAPSTTSSNPGITMTSPSNNNSIAQSPSIDLPQIPLAQSQQQQHQHQIQMPQPQQMQQQQQQQLTQSQQQQQQQQQMQLQQQQSNSSNLNGSNSNLMSASNFQMQQNLQRSPSMAARMSQLQMQQQQQQFGLMRQQSGGLYGQMNFGVGGTSLQQQQQQQLQQQQLQQQFQQQQQQQQQQNQQQQQIGGQMGSGNLARAALMGQTGHLPMLSGQAAAAAAAVAQFNLQSQFLNSPRQKAGLMQGNQFHTGNSHGQSLQAMGMMGSLNMSSQLRANGALAYAQRVNQGQLRQQQLSQQNPLTTTQKISAQSLPRTSFANSQLPGLTQNGQSAIMQNNSSQQQWLKPMPAISTPNSPSFRLQQQRQQMLLQHQNSMGLNPQQLSQIVQQQQQIGHPQMHQQQQQQQQQQQLSHQQQSSPRMAAPAGQKSLSLTGSQPDATGSGTTTPGGSSSQGTEASNQLLGKRKIQDLVSQVDAQGKLDPEVEDLLLEIADDFIDSVTTFACNLAKHRKSSTLESKDVLLHLEKNWHLTIPGFSSEERKQYPENSSSDLHKKRLDVIRTLMETSQTETSTNSSAKETVRPVAGDSNHMIRPPSSDNMVSQSNASQMLHEMTRF; from the exons ATGGCTGAAATTCCGTCGTCTTCCCCAAAATTAACTCAACCATCGAACCCTATAATGGATACCACAAACCAAGTAACCGCCGGCGGAGCTGCACCGTCGACGACGTCGTCTAATCCCGGAATTACGATGACTTCTCCTTCTAACAACAATTCAATCGCACAATCGCCTTCAATTGACCTCCCTCAAATCCCGTTAGCCCAATCTCAGCAACAGCAGCATCAGCATCAAATTCAGATGCCGCAGCCTCAACAaatgcagcagcagcagcaacagcaATTGACACAATCtcaacaacagcagcagcagcagcagcaaatGCAGCTCCAGCAGCAACAGAGTAATTCGAGCAATCTTAACGGCAGTAACAGCAACTTGATGTCCGCCTCTAATTTCCAGATGCAGCAAAACTTGCAGAGATCGCCCTCAATGGCGGCGAGGATGAGTCAATTGCAAAtgcaacagcagcaacaacaatttGGTTTGATGAGGCAGCAATCAGGAGGGCTTTATGGTCAAATGAATTTTGGGGTTGGAGGTACTTCGCTCcagcaacagcagcaacaacaattgCAGCAACAGCAATTGCAGCAACAATttcaacaacagcaacagcagcagcagcaacagaACCAACAACAGCAGCAAATAGGTGGTCAGATGGGTAGCGGAAATTTAGCTAGGGCAGCTTTAATGGGACAGACTGGCCATCTGCCCATGTTATCTGGACAAGCTGCTGCTGCAGCAGCGGCTGTTGCCCAGTTCAATTTGCAATCTCAATTTTTGAATTCG CCACGGCAGAAGGCAGGTCTAATGCAGGGGAATCAATTCCATACAGGGAATTCCCATGGCCAGTCCTTACAGGCAATGGGAATGATGGGATCTCTCAACATGAGCTCTCAGCTCAGGGCAAACGGTGCCCTGGCATATGCACAAAGGGTGAATCAAGGTCAGCTGAGGCAGCAGCAGTTGTCCCAGCAAAATCCTCTCACCACTACTCAG AAAATATCGGCTCAGAGTCTTCCAAGGACGTCATTTGCTAACTCTCAGTTACCTGGGTTGACTCAGAATGGACAATCGGCAATTATGCAGAATAATTCTTCACAGCAGCAGTGGTTGAAGCCAATGCCTGCGATTTCTACTCCTAATTCCCCTTCCTTTCGTCTTCAACAGCAGAGGCAGCAAATGCTTCTACAGCACCAAAACTCAATGGGTTTGAACCCACAGCAGCTATCCCAAATTGTACAACAGCAGCAACAGATTGGGCACCCCCAGATGCatcaacagcaacagcaacagcaacaacaacagcagctTTCACATCAGCAGCAGTCTTCCCCAAGGATGGCTGCTCCAGCTGGCCAAAAATCCCTGAGTTTAACTGGCTCACAACCAGATGCCACTGGATCCGGAACAACTACTCCAGGGGGGAGTTCAAGTCAGGGGACTGAAGCAAGCAATCAGCTTCTTGGAAAGAGAAAGATACAGGATTTGGTTTCACAG GTGGATGCGCAGGGAAAGCTTGATCCCGAAGTTGAAGATCTTCTTCTAGAGATTGCTGATGACTTCATTGATTCG GTTACTACATTTGCTTGCAATTTGGCGAAGCATCGGAAATCTTCAACTTTGGAGTCCAAGGATGTACTGTTACATCTAG AGAAAAACTGGCACTTGACTATTCCAGGCTTTTCAAGTGAAGAGAGGAAACAGTATCCAGAAAAT TCATCAAGTGATCTCCACAAAAAGCGTTTGGATGTG ATACGTACCTTGATGGAGACCTCACAAACAGAAACAAGTACAAATAGTAGTGCTAAGGAAACTGTCAGACCAGTGGCGGGTGACTCAAATCACATGATCAGACCTCCAAGTTCAGACAACATGGTTTCACAGTCTAATGCTTCTCAAATGTTGCATGAGATGACAAGGTTTTGA
- the LOC101257846 gene encoding trihelix transcription factor ASIL2, protein MENDEETQSGGSGSPESPRSNGRITVTVASAPPQNTLTLALPIQQSRPAGASGGGGGSGGGREDCWSEEATAVLIEAWGERYMELSRGNLKQKHWKDVADIVSSREDYRKTPKTDIQCKNRIDTVKKKYKLEKSKIAAGQGPSKWPFFDKLDMLIGPTAKINPTVAAGPSNLYSGNQHVPMGIPMGVRSLPQLRQHQQLQKQKQPSRKRPHMDSDTSESESEPDLSPASTDSFPPGTFQKKRPRFQKEMLNSSALRGGIGEASGNKNWGNSVRELTQAILKFGEAYEQTETAKLHQMVEMEKQRMKFAKDMELQRMQFFMNTQLEIAQLKHRRSENSNHHSNNHAAATSNHNNNNNNSDNSI, encoded by the coding sequence ATGGAGAACGACGAAGAAACTCAGTCCGGTGGTTCTGGATCTCCGGAATCACCACGATCTAACGGGAGGATAACGGTGACGGTAGCATCAGCGCCTCCTCAGAACACCTTGACGTTGGCTCTACCGATACAGCAATCGAGACCTGCTGGAGCGTCTGGCGGCGGTGGAGGTAGTGGTGGtggaagggaggattgttggagTGAAGAGGCTACGGCTGTACTGATCGAGGCTTGGGGTGAGCGTTACATGGAATTGAGTAGAGGTAATTTGAAGCAGAAGCACTGGAAAGATGTTGCTGACATTGTTAGCAGTCGGGAGGATTATAGAAAAACGCCTAAAACTGATATTCAGTGCAAAAATCGAATTGATACTGTAAAGAAGAAATACAAGCTGGAGAAATCTAAGATCGCTGCGGGTCAAGGACCAAGCAAGTGGCCTTTCTTTGATAAGCTCGATATGTTGATAGGTCCGACGGCTAAGATCAATCCTACCGTCGCTGCCGGACCGTCTAATTTGTATTCAGGTAACCAACATGTGCCTATGGGTATTCCTATGGGAGTCAGGTCCCTTCCTCAGCTCCGACAACATCAACAGCTGCAGAAACAAAAGCAACCGTCCCGGAAAAGGCCTCACATGGATTCAGACACATCGGAATCGGAGTCTGAACCGGACCTTTCACCTGCTTCAACCGACAGCTTTCCTCCAGGCACATTTCAAAAAAAGAGACCAAGGTTTCAGAAGGAAATGCTGAATTCAAGCGCATTAAGGGGAGGAATTGGAGAAGCTAGTGGAAACAAGAATTGGGGGAATTCAGTGAGGGAGTTGACACAGGCAATACTAAAATTTGGGGAAGCATATGAACAAACAGAGACCGCGAAACTGCATCAAATGGTGGAGATGGAGAAGCAGAGAATGAAATTTGCGAAAGATATGGAATTGCAGAGAATGCAGTTCTTCATGAATACACAATTGGAAATTGCACAGCTTAAGCACAGGAGAAGTGAAAACAGCAACCATCACAGCAACAACCATGCTGCCGCCACCAGCAaccataacaacaacaacaacaacagtgATAACAGTATTTAA